gaggggtgagaacaagaaatgtttgtgtgtgtgggggaggggggtgagaacaagatatgtatgtgtgtgtggggggggtgagaacaagaaatgtgtgtgtgtgtgtgtgtgtggggggggggaacaagaaatgtgtgtgtgtgtgggggggggggtgagaacaagaaatgtgtgtgtgtgggggggggggtgagaacaagaaatgtgtgtgtgcatgtgagaaCATAAAAATAAGATACAAAACTACAACCTCTTGTTGTAACCAATCTGTTCAAAACTCTCTAAGAATAATTATCAAACATATGTACTGTAGGTGTACAATGGAGTCACTTGTGTGTCAGCCTTGAGGTAGGTGTGTCttcccgaccactgcagtaccTGCAACATGCTCTCCTTAAGGGGAACCCCCACAATGATGTCCAGCTGTCCATTGTACAGGAGCACCTGAGGGGCTACACTAACAGTCACCACATTATCAATGCAAAAGAGACCGTTTGTATGTACTAAACAAAGACAATATTCACTCATTATAAGCACACCATAGTATGACATTGTACTAAACACTTGAAAACACAATCTTTTTTTACTGATCACAATAAAAAGCACTATTGTAGGAACAGGATTATGTATAAGTACTAACATTTTCCATATTTCCCACCTTGTAGTTCTCCATGAGTACTGACAACCAGTCCCTCACTGTGTCCATAATGTCCTGAGGGTCAAATGAACAACACAATGACCCATCCTGCTAATACATATACCCATCACATCAACTACAATTGTGCGTATGTACAACACCAATGTTGACAAAATGCACACGCAGGGAAGCTCTAAACAAGACAATAATAAAACGGGATTATCCACACACCATAACAGGAGGAGAGGAGATTGTATCACTATACTGAGGCCATTATGTATAAGTACTTATTGCACTCTCGTTTCCAAGGGCCATTACCACGTCTTCAGACTGAGAGCCATAGCTGAGACTGCCGACATGAATGGTTCGTCTGATGTCAGTGGTGTTGATGAAGGGAACGTAGTAGTTAAAATCAGGGGAGGCTGGACGAATAAGAAATATTGCATGTGAAGAACTGTCTTAAATAATCAATTTGCATGACCAAAATGTCAGCAATTGCCCTCTACAGTTCTTATACTGTAACTAAATTAAATGcagtgaaacttgtctattgtggtcagccTATAATCAGGCACCCTTtacaatacagccaggttaacaaGCTTcagagtctccatagcatgtgtttgaaccagaccacctctttattatatagccactgttggtctgtccTTGCAAGGGGTGACAGCTATAGATTGGTTTCCTTAGacaagtatacacacagggAGAAACCAATCACCCCAGGGCATGACATTTCAACAATACCCTACAATACTTAAGTCAGTGTttcccccagtgtacagttcAAACAGGGTGGCAGGCTAGACTATGGCTTGGGGGAGGGGCAGCATGTATTACTGCTAATCTTTCTTGCCATTATTTGCCATGCACACAGCTTCTCAATGTCCTCTAACACAGtacatgaccacaatagagATAATTGTATAGTCCAGGACTTCCCCAAATTCAATCCATACACACAACTTAACTTGTACAGATTCTCAAATTCAATTAGCTACTCAACAAGAGCCCTTTAACCAAACACTGGTTAAGTATGTACCAACATAAGAtaaataatacagtagaatgttcagtacactacgtATAGGTAAAAAGAGTATATCCCACTCCAAACAGGACTGTATACTTCTATCCAACACTTTCTGACATATACTCTATCAACATACGTGTACCTAGCGAGGTCCTGAGAATGTTGTAGTAGTTGGTGGATCCAGTGATGTTGTACAAGTACGTAGGATACGGTATCAGATCTCCGTTGAGCAGAACATCAAAAATCTGCAACAGTCGGCACAAACATGTTATACCTTCTTTGAGAATGTCAAATGGATTTTGGATGCTGAGCTTCTGTGAATTGGCCACCGAATAAACCGTAACAGCTGCGTTCAGTAATAGCTTAGACAAGCACACAGCTGGCTACAATGTTCACTAACTGCTAGGTACTGAACCCTGGTGGACGAGAGGGGGTACGTgatgcacatacattgtagttagtCAGTGGCTTCAGTAGTTGGTTCCTGTACAGGTACTGAGTACTAGAGTTGCCTCTgtgactagagttctgatgctgtgtatagtgtgtgtaccttgaaGCCATCGTAAAACCGTTCAGCTTTGATGTACTGCACAGCCGTGTTGGTCCTTGAATAAATGTAAGTGGCTTGGTTCTCGTCAGCCATTCCAAACTGGAACACAAGGTCAGCGTACGCATTCATCATCACTTGCGTCCGTCcctgtatgtgtgcgtgtgtgtgtgtgtgtgcatgtgtgtgtgtgtgtgtgcgtgtgtgtgtgtgtgcgtgtgtatgtgtgtgtgtgtgtgtgtgtgtgtgtgtgtgtgtgtgtgggtgtcttATCTTGGACTGTATAAGATAATAAACCTCAGGAATTGTCTagaggttttgtggtggtgaTGGGAGTGTTGGGAGTGGGGAACAGGCATTAAATagatgtggtgtgtgtgtgtgtgtgtgtgtgtgtgtgtgtgtgtgtgtgtgtgtgtgaggggtagcAGCAGAAATAAGAATTgcttttttatctctcaaatatgaaaggtctctttctaagctttcaaaaaatcagaaaagcgttgaaattggatgcccggaattcaagttatggcagatgaaagagtccccaaaccattgattgaacggaggggggttgtagttaaacatacatgtatctttcaacagccataatttCAGTACTggtgatccaatgtcaaaatgtttatgattttctgaaagcttacaaagagacctttcaaattatgtgtttaaatccaaactttcgttggggccataatttgtcatttttcgcctTTGGACCATGGACTATTTtcctagactcgcaagccactcccttttctctgattggacgggggcgggagaaaagggactggtgactctgggacacattttgtgtctctaccagaatttgggtagagattattcattgatttttccacgtgatccaaaaattgcgtgaggttaagtagaattgcgtagccgcaaaagtgatcgcgggcttcttagctacagtttaagaatggatgctagtgctagaaaagagaagatgatggagtaataacatcatcaggcattcagctaggatatagtcatctaagacaccagcagagattagcttgttttagttttacgtgatgagaactggcagccgaaagtcattggttgcctaaagcttttaataacctgtacaatacaagacagataatggcagacggcagcagttgaattgagagtagtcagacttgtacaagctgtcttaaatcgctgccactcctcggttcaaagaaggactgccaagatttctacgttcatcagctgttccatgctaatccacaagttgtggcacaacagacactggtacaaggatctataaaatcaaaaggctggctagatagatctgtatacttgtcttctgtgtgtctttagcttttgacgcatcagaataaattggataatttgcacgtgacattaatatttaatagcattcctgatttacacaagctgtagcccagagtcaccagtcccttttctcccgcccccgtccaatcagagaaaagggagtggcttgcgagtctactaTTTTCCATGGTACGGATAAATTGGCAAAAACTTTTATCTCttaaatatgaactttgatgacaccatctAAAAGATttatttctaagctttcagaagatcataaaatcgttgaaattggattcacagaattcaagttatggcagctgaaagagtccatGAACCATTGGGGAGCTATTACCCTTAGTGACTTTTGCTACAGTAgattttgtctataattataagcaagcAACTCCATTAACCTgggctgtaataattatagagggtgtcCTAGTGgttagtgtacacacataatacaCTTGACTCTGCCTGAGTGTCCTACTAATAACCTGATGACCTTGAGTTGGATGTTGTTACTGATCCTCTCCAGTACTGCCTCCCCAGACACAGTGTCTATGATGAGCACACACTCTTTAGTGACAGGCTTCTTGGGTCCTCTGAACTGGGCCACATCATCAGTCCACTCAGCCTGTGTGGAAGTGGAGGGGGGCAGAACGATTGTAGTTATAGTCAAACCTGTCTATTGtagtcaccctctataatacagccactcaacatctccatagcatataattatgtgtttggacctgacTGTGTTAGGaggccacctctctattggCAAACATGCCTCACAATAAAATAGCTGATTGGagacctcataattataactacacaactacatgtacttgcttaTTAAGTTGGCTCCCTAGAAACCTACTAATAGATCTAGCTCAGTTGCTGTGAGATAGCAAATAGTGTGTGATATGATGCTGGGCTAGTTGTACAGTACCCCAGTGTACCACCACGGTGACTGCTCACTACCCTAGATACAACCTCAGGGTATGGAGGAAGTGATTGTAGCTAAGCTACAGTTATCCCCTCACCTGGTAGTTGTACGTTCACTTCATCATCAGCCACTCGCAGTTTACCAGGCTTTGTGGAATCCACTGACAGAGGCTTCAAGTCATCTGATACAGTGGCCATCAACAATACTAATGTCAGTCACACAAATTCGGCCCAAaaaaatacatgtattatacattatattaAGACTAAGGTGGTAGAGACACACCACTACAGTCTTCCTACCGTACTGGTTTATATTCCTTCACTGAAGGAGATGAATTCGCATGGCGATAATTTATTAGTATGGTGTAGATCGAATCGAATCAGACTCATTTTTGATGGTGGTATTCTTCTTGGGGAAGGTGAAGCTCTTGCCCAGTTTGACTCGTTCCTGACCCAGTTTTAAGTAGAAGCAACTTCAGCTAGCCATAGAACTAGAACAAGACAGGAGATTGAGAGCACTTTGAGGCCAAATTGTGGTATACGGTAAAGATCATTGATGAAACAATTGAAAGAATATAGCGTTGCAAAAAAACAGGGAGGGTCTTGTGTGTTTGTATAGTCAAGCCGCCCTCGGTACAGCACAAAAACGGGGAGGTCTTGCTCATGGTCAAGTTGTATCGACCACAAGCTAGCTGCTACcgtattattatgcctcggtgcgcatgcgcaagcgaggtatacggtagtgtgtttgtgtgtctgtgtgtgtgtctgtctgtctgtgtagactgctacagctgctcaaggatgaatcaagtgcaagtaagagtttctataggcttctagtcatgtttacttggattttaattcgtggatttgcaaaataatgcttcgttctcgagttatgacaagttttgcttacttggaatgccattgcagccttttcagaagagcacatagccaaacttgtttaccgagtgttgctactctacttagtagttagctctgcactagaacgctagctattggtagctgcaagcaggggcgtagccaggatttgagagagggggggtGCTTGATGAACGAATTACCAGTGGGGGTAGGAGCGCTCCCCCagaaaatttttgttgttacatgctctgagattgattctaacgcaaTCTGGCTAAAGAAATGAGGGTGCTGCTGTATTGGTggttaagccacatcttcatttgaagatgtcctataaaatgcattgtttgagttgtgacaattaaatcatgcagctgctaaccagattctgcttgtgaattagcaggacagggtggcaagccacttgcagttgcagtgctgctctgtgAACTGGGCTCAACGGAAAAATActcatgatgatgatggtgatagctgctgaacattaacagtctgcaactctgtgggggaccttggtctgctcagcacgtggctttgcgcatgtgcactgactggaatgaatatttggaggtggagctagaTAGTTAGAGGTGGAGTTTTGAGTTGATCGTGCAattatatagagctagctCTAGTACTCTCGATCtcatatcagctagctagcttagctagttAGTAAAAggaacttgtggagcagagtctgaggccagaggggggtgctggagcaccctctgccccccgctggctacgccactggcaagagtgagaagagagctgcaaggctctgcatgcagccattaattttagacttgaacttttggcatcgatcgtttttaacaacaatcatggttgatcattacccactgcttgagtttgcatgcagcaaaattaattgttcatcatgtcatgtgtataaaagctattagactagtagctttatgttatgtagctttggcatctccaccgaggcatcagcacctacggtgctttcattaaaaCAAAGTGGTATAGCTAAAAGAAGAACATGAAGAGGTATTAGCCACACTTTTAAATCATTGCACTACAGACATCTATCCCTCACTCAGAGATGATCTTTGGTGATTGGCAAAGCAGTGAAAGAGTTAATACAAAAATAGAAACGTATGCTGATGGCACTGTACTAATCAATGGAcgtagatatacatgtaacgaTAGAAGGAGTTGGACACGGTGTCGCTGTTTTGTATGGCTGATTCCACTACTAGCTGTCCTGACACTGAGCTGGTCGTTGGGCTATACCGGTTTCGGAATTGAACAGGCAGCACTTTTAACAGGAACACTCGTGCTTTTAAGTATCATTTACATCTGTCTCTGTTTTTTTAAATACTTGGGCTGATACATAGATCTAATTATTTGTTCGTAATTATTGTAagatcacaaaattaatgtggacAATAATGTTTACTTCCTATTATTACCCAATAGCAGACCATGGAATAGCTAAGTGAAAGATCATTGACATTGATAAAGATTCCATACAAACATAcgtaattatacacatgcaccaaGGTCAGATGCAGTAATGAGTTCACTTAGTCTTGTGATACCACAGCCAGTTCTCTCTCATTAATATATAGTGTGGGGGAGAAAAATTCAGTAGAGTTAATTTTTTTGTGACAAAACAACACTATAAGGTTGTAATTTAAAGTGCATTCATTATTGATAgctacttagtatacctatagTATCCAATTGTTAAGTAAtcgtattgtagtcaagcctcaAGTGCGCTAGTATCTATAAATGAGTTAAACAATGTTTTGTcagtgtccatgtgatttagaagccctcagccacttgtatACCCTcactacgctcgggatactaaatcagtgcctttgggcttctaaatcccatagacacctccaaaacagtatCTATATAACTATTTTTATTTACCATTGATCATTGTCCATATGATTGTCACTGTTGCTTGGAATAGTTGCAGCTCAGAGTTTGAGGAGTTGAGACTAACAGTGAATGTCTCCACTCTCTCAGCACTGtcatctagcctcgatcccaggccgagttttcgcttttataacggttaggcgaacaactgggcctggtactagttgtctgcgcatgcgtcagtcgttcgtcagattctgacgaatggatattctcgttcacttttgtgacatttatattcgtgtactatcgtgtactagaagtcagttcccgttttatcattattggaatcgattggaatggctcttagctgaagcttctctcttctctgaagcttattctgaagactgaacaacaagggaagaggtataaagctttgtcaagcttgttaaggtcagatatttttgtgtgggccctatggctatgctatcaagtcttgttcatgtttggcaagatctaccggtaggtagactatagtttcatcattaatatggtggatcaagtgaagagtgtgagctagagaacttggtactgccatcatcagctcgtcgacaatgacactataacacgagaaatttaatatgtatagatctacacgtatttagaatgtctacttctctgtacaggagcaatggctaatatccagctatcccaacagtgctcctcttggctatactaacggacgagactggacagtttgaggtaagggtttaaccgtctttggtttcttttaatattgtcctatactcacaggactggagtatgacctgctcattcgagcgttgctgggtagctcagagacatcaagagaatctacgttttctcaagcaaaatttaactgagttacgagttggggcctagaatcagagaagtccagcagcctgctaaatctttttgaaacgtaatttgaaggcattcaatcatcctgaagtttccctgggtcactgtaatcgtgctgcagcacaactggcaactccccaggcctttgtgaagcagctccctatgtgcatcttttgtgtactccctatgtgcatcttttgtgtactcactctgtgcattttctgtgtagaaatttcaattattgatttattaaatatttttgccgaccacaaatatacaatgaaaatttgacgcatgcgcagacaactagtaccaggcccagttgttcgcctaaccgttataaaagcgaaaactcagcctgggatcgaggctatgtcaTCGTGTGATAGTCACATTTACACATTGTCTCTCTCCCGGCCCGATCATGAGGGCTTGGGCCACCTCAACACATAGTCAAGgccacctatatatatagaggttTATTTTGCACAATGTCATGTTTCTTCAAGCAAAATTCAAATATACGTGATACAAAATCAAAAAATTAGAGAAACATtgtgaccataattatacacataatcTTATATCATGATAATTCAAAGTCTACTCAAGCTTGATTGGCTAAAGTGTATGTTCAATGTTCATTTTACTTTTTTAAAGTTTTTCCTTAAATTACTAGCTACAGATCAACAGTTCATGACAATTATTTGCCCCAGCCCCCGCACACATAGCCATAACGTCTAAATTGAATAGCTCCATTGCAGCAAGCATTAAAACGATGATTATAAGCACGAGTACCACAGCAAGATGTACTTGAACCCTTGAACTGAACAACTCCACCGCAGCAAATATCAAAACGATGATTATAAGCACGAGTACCACAGCAAGATGTACTTGAACCCTTGAACTGAATAACTCCACCGCAGCAAATATCAAAACGATTGTTATAAGCACGAGTACCACAGCAAGATGTACTTGAACCCTTGAATTGAACAACTCCACCGCAGCAAATATTAAAAGTAGGATTGTAGTATCCACAACCTACAGACGTGTACAAAAGATGTTGGTATGCCACATCAACTGTGTGAACTATAAAAAAACTCACCACATTCTCCGAAGCCTAGATGATTGATGAATAGCAGGAAAAGAAGTGCAAAGTTGACCATACGTACCTGCACCTTCATTCTGATATACTATAGCTCCTACAATCACTCAAAAcgttcctataattatgtgatgaaaaGTGCACTCTAATGAAAACTAATGCTTGTCTATTTATTTTATAGTTCCAAAGATATACTACTTAATATACAGATAACTGACGATAACCAACAACAAAGCTACATCACTGACTACAAATCAAACAATAActacatgacacacacatgtCAGCGAGTCCACACAAAGCACCACCCAACgatatatatatgtactgaCTACAAATCAAACAATAActacatgacacacacatgtattatATCGTTGGGTGCTGCTTTGTGTAGTCAGTGATGTAGTTTTGTAGGTACCAGT
The Halichondria panicea chromosome 14, odHalPani1.1, whole genome shotgun sequence DNA segment above includes these coding regions:
- the LOC135347404 gene encoding probable serine carboxypeptidase CPVL isoform X2 — translated: MMNAYADLVFQFGMADENQATYIYSRTNTAVQYIKAERFYDGFKIFDVLLNGDLIPYPTYLYNITGSTNYYNILRTSLGTPSPDFNYYVPFINTTDIRRTIHVGSLSYGSQSEDVDIMDTVRDWLSVLMENYKIGDDVAGYVRTVNKFMQVVVRGGGHILPFDQPERALNLIQNFVNMQLCFKYKDKNCI
- the LOC135347404 gene encoding probable serine carboxypeptidase CPVL isoform X1, coding for MMNAYADLVFQFGMADENQATYIYSRTNTAVQYIKAERFYDGFKIFDVLLNGDLIPYPTYLYNITGSTNYYNILRTSLASPDFNYYVPFINTTDIRRTIHVGSLSYGSQSEDVVMALGNDIMDTVRDWLSVLMENYKIGDDVAGYVRTVNKFMQVVVRGGGHILPFDQPERALNLIQNFVNMQLCFKYKDKNCI